ggaggctgcagggataCTCAACTGCCACAGCATGCCCGTCTGTGGCCACCGTTCCCAAAGCTTGCCAGGATAAAGCCTGCGGGAATGGTGTAGGCTACCCTGCTGTAGGGGCTCAGAAACCCAGCTGAAGGTGCTGGAAAGGCACAAAGcaagcccttcccagcccctgagACCCCCACCCTGGGGCCCACCTCTCACCAACAGCTCTGTAAGCAGCTAGAACAGAGATATGTAATGATCACTCCCACTgaccccaccccatccccccccccgccaaatCACGGACAGCTGTCTGCtctctggtgctgcagagaTCCCTAGGCTCTGCCCAGCCTTGTTCCTCATCAGCTCCAGTGCAATCCCACCAGATGGAATCACTGGTGCCCAGCTCCAAGGAAAGGGCAAGGGGGACAAGAGAAAGCACCACAGAGCACAAAGTAGCTGAAGGGCTGAGAAGTGTGGAGGGGGCAGGCAAGGAAAGGGATCTTCCTTTGCTAGGCCTTGCTCTGGGCTAAGGTTGTTAAAGCTCCCTGTCCTTGTTGCCCTATGCACCTAAAGCAGGAAAGCAGGGTTAGAAGAGAAGCtggacagactggggaaggagtgTCAACTTCAGAAGAGCAGGGAGGGCAACTGTTCACATACATGAAGCTTTCCACTCCACTTCTAGTCTTGTGAAATGAACATCTCCTGgcatctctgctctcctccttgAGGCACGCTCCCTCTGGCCCTTGCCCGGCCATCTGGAGAATAGAGCGTGAGCACGGGCACCCACCCACCCTCCCATTtcctctggctgctccagccctaCAAGGAATCTTCAGTGTAGTGCCTGCAATATGTGGCCCTAGAGGTTTCCCCAGGATTCTGGTGGCGGAAACTGGTCCACATCCCCAATTTCATTGTAGGTTTGCTCTCCCATGGTGAAGGTCAGTTTGTACCGTAGCCTCACTTTCTCCTGGAGATGGGAGAAAAAGGATAAGCAGtcagaagaaggggaagaaaggtATGAGGCACAAACCATTCACATCTCAGATGCTGCTGAATAAAGGGAACAGGGATAGGATAGCGAGTCTTTGCCTAAGCACCAAGACCAGCCTCTGTTCATGCCCCAGGGACAATGCTGTTACCTTCTGCGGGTTAGCGAGCAGCAGAACTTGGGTGATGGCACTGGGGTGGACAATGGGATTAaatgctggcagctctgtgcctgagGGAGGCTGTAGCTTCACCTTCATTATCtagggagagagagagtgaaTAGAGTGACCACATTCCTGAGAGTGACTTGGCAGTCAGAAGCCCCGCTCCCGTACTTGGGAAGCTTCCACTGTCTagtcaaagagaaaaaacattgtACTAATCTGAAGGTTACAGAATTTGCTCCCATGCCCACAGAGCTCTCTCCACCCTGGTTTTCCTACGGAAGTAGAATCATGCTTTGGCCCAGCCTGGGGACCTCAGCCCCAGCAGGTCTTACCTTGGGGACGgcagactgaaagacaatattgCGGATGGGCTGCGGGGCCGTGCTAAGCATAGAAATCACCACCACAAGCACATCAGGCCTCTCGGGCAGGGCATCCTTAGCGAAGTGGAAGAGGACACGGAAGCCGTGCTGATCATATACTGTCACAGGGAGGATGCTGCctgtgggaaaggcagggacaggcagcagtCAGCCAGGAGGAAATTGGCCTGACAGCACCTTCCCCCATCACCCTAACTCCATACAAGTGATAGACATCACTCCTCTTCAGCTTCCACAAAATCCAACAAGCAAGAAGTTTCTTCGCATTCTTCCCTTCCATGTATGCAGGGTTTAATCCCCCCATGCCTGGCCCCCTCTTTTCCCCCAGCTCACTGGGTTTGATTGACTCCAGAGGCACAGTGATGTTGGCCAGCGAGATCTCCTGGGGCAGCGCAGTGGCAGGAGGCCGTGGTGGGATTGCAGTACTTCCTGCTGGTGTGGTGGCAGCTTTTCCAAGTGTAGCAGGGGCAGGCAGCTCTGAGGTCAGAGGCAGCGTGGGGTTAGGGGAAATACTCTGGAGCACAGGCggagcactgggattgtgggctgtggtgccagagctgctcctgttcTGCAGATCCCTCAGGGTGAGCCGAGGGggtggctgctgcttctccctgcagGGGGAAGAGAGAGCAAGGAGTGGAACAGGGCACTGAAAATCCTGTCCAGCACTCCAGAAATGGAAACAATGGGGAGAGATGTGAGACTGCACTACCAAGTGCTTACCATCGCACTTGCTGAGATTCTGGAGGCAAAGACTGCTGCAGCAGTGTCTTGCCCAGGAGGTCCAGGTCATCCAGGCCAATGCTGCTAGGAGACGGTTTGGGAGAAGATGCACTAGCATCTGCTTTGACTGGTGGTGTTGCCTTGATAGGGGTGATACTGAGCTCACTGCTGTCGGATGACTGAAAAGAGCACACAAGAGAGCCCCCAAGCAGGGTTGCATATCAGCACCAACCATCAGATGTGGCATGTTTCCCTACCTTTATTTGTTGCTTTTACCACACTCCCCACCCTCTGCCCTAGCTCCCAGCACATTACCTGGAAGCTGTTCCAgccactgctgtcaccagcCTGGACAGGATGTGGTGCTGGGTCATTGAGGCCTGCCAGAAGCACAAGCAAACATGAAGCTTACCTACCAAATCAGTAAGAGCATTAAATGTGGCCTGAGTAAGATACAGAAGCAGCAGGGCAGAACCGTCAATGTGGTCTCCATCTCTGGCCCCCATCCTTGCATGGGGGAGAGCCAGGAGGGTGATAGTGGCTTTTTTCTGTCCAGATAGCTGCACTTATAGTTTAGTTCTCAGTGCAATTGACAAAAAAATGAATACTACTGAGCTGACTAATCTAACTAACCATGTTATCTACTTTATGCTGTTGTTCTCAAAAGCACTTGTCTTAGGAAACAGACACTTTTGTTATATAAAGCAGGACTCTAGAGCATTCTATGATTGGCACCTCACATGATTTCATGATGTGAACAGTTATGGGAGTCCCATGCATCTCTTGTCAGCTCATGACTTCAACAGCAAGCAGAAAACATGAGGAGCTGGGGGTGATCCACCCCTGTGATCCCATCTGGGGATGGCCATTGCATCACTCTCGATTTACCTGCTAGGTCAGTTTACCCAGAGCAAATCAGTGGGCACATCCCTACAGGCTCTCTCTGACTAGCCAGGAAAACACCACGGAACTGAAGTTCAGAATCACAGCTGGGTTTTCACAGCAgggcttttccctcctctccctcacaCTAAGTGAAGGACACCTCTTTGTCTTTCATTATTCACTTCTACCAGAGCTCTCTTTTATTCATGTTCCTGCCAAAGAACTATCCAGAGTCAAAGAGCTTTTGCTCTGGATTTCTCACCTAAAGACATGAGTTCATCATCCAGCAAGGAGACAGAGCCAGTTTGGTCAGGCACAGGAACTGCTGAGCCACCTGAAAGGGTGGGCAAGGCTGGGTAGGAAGGGCATGTTGCTGGAAGCTCCAGGCCAGACAGATCTAGAAGcgctgagctgctgcctgcaaaaggaaaagaatctgAAAATGTTATCCAGTGTGGTGAGGCTAGTTCCCATTCTTCCTCACACccccctgctctcccttccAGTTCCCTTTCTTTATGCACCAGTCACATCCACAAGCCATTTCCTTATCTCACCAGCCCCACTCTAAGCTCCTGCAGGTTTCCCCTTTCCACttctctcagtcttctcttaCTCTGCAGGAAACCAGCAACAGGGTCCCTCTGCTTGACCTTCCTGTCCCCATTCTTCAAGTCTCCTCACCTCGAAGGGGACTGGCCACCAGCTCTCCATTGATCTCTTCTCCCCGTACAAGCTGCTTGTAGAGATTGATCACCTGGGTCAGATTGTCATTGGCTTGCAGAATCTCCGCTGAAAGTAAGTGTGAAAATAGTGGGAAGAGTAATTTTTATACCCCAAGTCTGTCTGTTTCTTCAAAGCAAGGCACAAGTTGctgcaaacaaaaccactgcAGAGAGCATTTTCACCACTGTTGCTGCAGGCTGCACCAGGGTACATTGACACCCCAGGGCAGTCTCAGCAGGAATGAGAAAGGCCAGATATGTTTACCTAGAGCTTCATCATTGTCTTCTGTGTCACTAGCGAGCCGGAAAAGCATGGGCCTCATGCGCTCACAGCGCTGATACAGCTCCTGGGGGAGCAGAGAAACAGTGATGAGGTGAAcatcctgagcagcagcatgcTCAGCTGGGTGTGCAAAATAGGCAATAGGATGAGGGGATACGGGTCACCCATTTCTGCTAAGCCCAAGGAGGATTCTGGGATTGCCTTTCCTCACCTTCATTAGGTCCTCATTGCTTTCCGTTGTCTCCCCCTTGCTGTAGTTTGTCACCATCTCTGTCAGCAGCTTCACGTTGTTGTTCACCTCCTCAATGGCATTCACCCTCTTGGAGATCTTCTCCATGCGCTTTTGGTCCTGGAGGGGAAGCACATGGGGAAGGATGTCCTAACTAGGAAAGGAGGAAGGCTGGGCCAGCCAACCACCCTGGACTAAAGCAATGCTGCCCTCAAAACAGCTCCCACTCCGGTGGAAAACTCCAGGTCTTCTCTGGGCAGGAGGATGCCAGACAGGGATGGaattgctgcagtgctgcagcagggcttgggCCACAAAATGCACCCAGAGCCATTCCTCTAAGTAGCCAGGGGATAGCAGAACTCCCACAAGGACTctttcacagctgctgcagccaaatTTTGGGCAGAAGCTCTATATGTCTGCATGAGGTCACAAAGCCAGTCCTCCTTTGGTGCCAACCATTGCCACCCAGACCATGaccccccagctcccttcttCCCCCATCACACCTCCTGAACCATCTCCTTGATGAGCTTGTTGGCAGCCCGGAGATCCTCAGGATGGGAACTTTTCAGGAGGCGTGCCAGTGTCTGCAAAAGAGAAGGTACTTCTGAGCTCAAGCTGAGGGATGGCAGCCAGAGTCATTCTTGCAACACTAGAGCCAACAGTTCCCCCCATCCCAAACCTGGATCTGGCAGAGGCAATGGACAATTCCAACCATTTAGAAAGCCCAGCCACAGGAGCTTGTGGGCTTATCAAGAGACCAGGGAGAGAAGTATAACtggctttccttttcctgctgtagTTCTGGTTATGCAAGCCAGGTCTTTCCCTGAAGATCCCCTGAATTCaaaccctgctccagcctgcccaTTACCCGCCATGGAGAGTCTGGagtgcagcagcactgagacaGGAAGAAAGCCTGGTTTATGCAAGAATTGCCATGGCATTGTAATGGACTCCTACTCGGACATCTTCACACGCCTCT
This sequence is a window from Hirundo rustica isolate bHirRus1 chromosome 4, bHirRus1.pri.v3, whole genome shotgun sequence. Protein-coding genes within it:
- the GGA1 gene encoding ADP-ribosylation factor-binding protein GGA1 isoform X1; the protein is MEPETLEARINKATNPLNKDLDWDGINAFCEQLNKELEGPPLATRLLAHKIQSPQEWEAIQALTVLESCMKSCGKRFHDEVGKFRFLNELIKVVSPKYLGSRTSEKVKSKILELMYSWTLGLPHEVKISEAYQMLKKQGIVKCDPKLPDDAPFPPPPPRPKNIIFDDEEKSKTLARLLKSSHPEDLRAANKLIKEMVQEDQKRMEKISKRVNAIEEVNNNVKLLTEMVTNYSKGETTESNEDLMKELYQRCERMRPMLFRLASDTEDNDEALAEILQANDNLTQVINLYKQLVRGEEINGELVASPLRGSSSALLDLSGLELPATCPSYPALPTLSGGSAVPVPDQTGSVSLLDDELMSLGLNDPAPHPVQAGDSSGWNSFQSSDSSELSITPIKATPPVKADASASSPKPSPSSIGLDDLDLLGKTLLQQSLPPESQQVRWEKQQPPPRLTLRDLQNRSSSGTTAHNPSAPPVLQSISPNPTLPLTSELPAPATLGKAATTPAGSTAIPPRPPATALPQEISLANITVPLESIKPSSILPVTVYDQHGFRVLFHFAKDALPERPDVLVVVISMLSTAPQPIRNIVFQSAVPKIMKVKLQPPSGTELPAFNPIVHPSAITQVLLLANPQKEKVRLRYKLTFTMGEQTYNEIGDVDQFPPPESWGNL
- the GGA1 gene encoding ADP-ribosylation factor-binding protein GGA1 isoform X2 yields the protein MKSCGKRFHDEVGKFRFLNELIKVVSPKYLGSRTSEKVKSKILELMYSWTLGLPHEVKISEAYQMLKKQGIVKCDPKLPDDAPFPPPPPRPKNIIFDDEEKSKTLARLLKSSHPEDLRAANKLIKEMVQEDQKRMEKISKRVNAIEEVNNNVKLLTEMVTNYSKGETTESNEDLMKELYQRCERMRPMLFRLASDTEDNDEALAEILQANDNLTQVINLYKQLVRGEEINGELVASPLRGSSSALLDLSGLELPATCPSYPALPTLSGGSAVPVPDQTGSVSLLDDELMSLGLNDPAPHPVQAGDSSGWNSFQSSDSSELSITPIKATPPVKADASASSPKPSPSSIGLDDLDLLGKTLLQQSLPPESQQVRWEKQQPPPRLTLRDLQNRSSSGTTAHNPSAPPVLQSISPNPTLPLTSELPAPATLGKAATTPAGSTAIPPRPPATALPQEISLANITVPLESIKPSSILPVTVYDQHGFRVLFHFAKDALPERPDVLVVVISMLSTAPQPIRNIVFQSAVPKIMKVKLQPPSGTELPAFNPIVHPSAITQVLLLANPQKEKVRLRYKLTFTMGEQTYNEIGDVDQFPPPESWGNL